A window of Thermococcus sp. MV5 contains these coding sequences:
- the yciH gene encoding stress response translation initiation inhibitor YciH: MLFKEVLKEQQRIRVYIEKARYGKLKTIIEGIDEKEFNLDEIAKKLKAKLACGGTAKNGRIELQGDHREKVKRLLAELGFSEDLIEVE, translated from the coding sequence ATGTTGTTTAAAGAAGTGTTAAAGGAGCAACAAAGAATAAGGGTCTATATTGAAAAAGCCCGATATGGGAAACTCAAGACTATAATTGAGGGTATTGATGAGAAGGAGTTTAACCTTGATGAAATAGCAAAAAAACTCAAGGCGAAGTTGGCATGCGGTGGGACAGCCAAAAACGGAAGAATAGAGCTTCAAGGAGATCACAGAGAAAAGGTGAAGCGCTTATTGGCAGAACTTGGATTTTCAGAGGACTTAATAGAAGTGGAATGA
- a CDS encoding 30S ribosomal protein S3 produces MAIERYFIREGIKEMLIDEYLEKELRRAGYGGLDIKKTPLGTKVVIFVERPGFVIGRGGRKIRELTRILERRFNLENPQIEVEEIKNPYFNAKVQATRLAQALERGVHFRRAAYAAIRAIMNNGARGVEIRISGKLTGERAKSVRFYQGYIAKVGNPAETLVSRGYAQALLKLGVLGVKVSIMPPDARLPDEIEIVEKPIEEEVSEQ; encoded by the coding sequence ATGGCGATCGAGAGATACTTCATAAGGGAAGGCATAAAAGAGATGCTCATCGATGAATATCTTGAAAAGGAGTTGAGAAGGGCAGGATACGGGGGACTAGACATTAAAAAGACTCCCCTTGGAACTAAGGTCGTTATATTTGTTGAAAGGCCGGGTTTTGTTATTGGAAGGGGAGGTAGAAAGATTAGAGAACTCACGAGAATTCTTGAGAGACGATTTAATCTAGAAAATCCACAAATAGAAGTTGAAGAAATTAAAAATCCGTACTTTAATGCTAAAGTTCAAGCAACCAGACTTGCTCAAGCGTTAGAGAGAGGAGTTCACTTCAGAAGGGCAGCATATGCTGCAATAAGAGCCATAATGAACAACGGAGCAAGGGGAGTAGAGATCAGAATTAGTGGTAAATTAACAGGAGAAAGAGCTAAGAGTGTTAGATTTTATCAGGGATACATTGCAAAGGTTGGGAATCCAGCTGAGACATTAGTTTCAAGAGGATATGCACAAGCACTATTAAAGCTTGGTGTGCTTGGTGTGAAGGTATCAATAATGCCTCCGGACGCAAGACTTCCCGATGAAATTGAGATCGTAGAGAAGCCAATTGAAGAAGAGGTGAGCGAGCAATGA
- a CDS encoding 30S ribosomal protein S4e translates to MARKGAKRHLKRLAAPTQWYIERKVFKWAVRPSPGPHTMRTSIPLIYIIRDYLGYARTGREARKVLNEGKVLVDGKVRKDYKFPVGIMDVVSIPETGENYRVLPNRIGKLILHPITEEEAKIKPLRISNKRMVKGGNLQLNFHDGTNHLVKLSSLTDETKDAFRTADTVLVKVPEREIVEVLPFDVGAFVFVVQGKNVARMGKIVEVRQFPGGWPDVVTIEDKEGELFDTLKDYAFVLGKEEPKISLP, encoded by the coding sequence ATGGCGAGAAAGGGTGCTAAGAGACACCTTAAAAGACTTGCTGCCCCAACTCAATGGTATATTGAAAGAAAAGTTTTCAAATGGGCAGTTAGACCATCACCAGGGCCTCACACTATGAGGACTTCAATACCTCTCATTTACATAATTAGGGATTACTTGGGCTACGCTAGAACCGGAAGAGAGGCTAGGAAAGTCCTCAATGAAGGCAAAGTACTTGTTGATGGAAAAGTAAGAAAGGACTACAAATTCCCAGTAGGTATAATGGATGTCGTTTCAATTCCAGAAACTGGAGAAAACTATAGAGTGCTTCCAAATAGAATTGGAAAATTAATTCTCCATCCAATAACTGAAGAAGAGGCCAAGATAAAACCCCTCAGGATAAGCAATAAGAGGATGGTGAAAGGAGGTAATCTGCAACTTAACTTCCATGACGGTACAAACCACTTAGTTAAGCTCAGCTCACTCACAGATGAGACCAAGGATGCCTTTAGAACTGCAGATACAGTTCTAGTAAAAGTCCCGGAGAGAGAAATAGTTGAAGTCCTGCCATTTGATGTAGGGGCTTTTGTCTTTGTTGTGCAAGGTAAAAACGTTGCAAGAATGGGGAAAATAGTTGAAGTGAGACAATTCCCAGGCGGATGGCCCGATGTGGTTACAATTGAAGACAAAGAAGGAGAACTATTTGATACATTGAAAGATTATGCATTCGTTTTGGGTAAGGAAGAGCCAAAGATTTCATTACCGTGA
- the rplX gene encoding 50S ribosomal protein L24 codes for MRLKSKQPRKQRKFLYNAPLHLRHKIVSATLSRELRQKYGIRSLPIRSGDKVKILRGDFKGHEGKVIEVDLKRYRLHIEGVTVKKVSGTEVFYPIHPSNVMIVDLNLEDERRKKIIERRA; via the coding sequence ATGAGATTGAAAAGTAAACAACCGAGAAAGCAAAGAAAGTTTTTGTACAATGCTCCTCTTCATTTGAGGCACAAAATTGTTAGTGCTACACTCTCAAGGGAACTTAGACAAAAGTATGGTATTAGAAGCTTGCCAATAAGGAGTGGAGATAAGGTAAAGATACTTAGAGGAGACTTCAAGGGCCATGAAGGAAAAGTGATTGAAGTAGATCTTAAGAGGTATAGACTTCATATCGAGGGAGTTACCGTAAAAAAAGTAAGTGGAACTGAAGTGTTCTATCCGATCCATCCATCAAATGTTATGATTGTTGATCTTAATCTTGAAGATGAGAGAAGAAAGAAAATAATTGAGAGGAGGGCTTGA
- a CDS encoding 50S ribosomal protein L3 gives MGKISRPRRGSLAYSPRKRAKSIVPKIRTWPQEQEVRMLGFAGYKVGMTHVLMIDDTPGLTNGKEVFMPVTIVEAPPLIVYGVRAYRKGYFGLETATEVMVPDFRLENYPSKKAKNVTFYSLLGRRIKTLPKNYTEEVFQQKLGELEDLVKSGEIVEVRALVATQPWLARIKKKPEVMEYAVGGTNIEEKFGFIKDKLGKELRVREILKEGELLDIVAVTKGKGTQGPVKRWGVKLTSHKDSKGRRKVATIGPWHPARVMWTVPRAGQMGFHHRTEFNKRLLRIGENGKLSINGEEIEITPKGGFPHYGTVRNDFLMVAGTIPGAIKRIVRVRPAIRPPAKRPPVEAPQITYISRESKQ, from the coding sequence ATGGGAAAAATTAGCAGACCAAGGAGAGGTTCATTGGCATATTCCCCAAGGAAAAGAGCAAAGAGTATAGTACCAAAGATTAGGACTTGGCCTCAAGAGCAGGAAGTTAGGATGCTTGGATTTGCAGGATACAAAGTTGGAATGACCCATGTACTTATGATTGACGACACTCCTGGACTCACAAATGGAAAGGAAGTTTTTATGCCAGTTACCATAGTTGAAGCTCCGCCACTCATAGTATACGGCGTCAGAGCATATAGAAAGGGTTACTTTGGACTAGAAACTGCAACTGAAGTCATGGTTCCAGACTTTAGGCTTGAAAACTACCCATCAAAGAAGGCAAAAAATGTTACATTCTATAGTCTCCTTGGGAGAAGAATTAAGACTCTTCCAAAGAACTACACTGAAGAGGTCTTCCAGCAAAAACTTGGAGAGCTTGAAGACCTAGTGAAGTCTGGCGAAATAGTTGAGGTCAGGGCATTAGTAGCAACCCAACCATGGCTCGCCCGCATAAAGAAGAAACCGGAAGTTATGGAATACGCTGTTGGTGGAACTAACATTGAAGAAAAGTTTGGTTTCATTAAGGACAAGCTTGGAAAAGAACTTAGAGTTAGAGAGATTCTCAAAGAAGGAGAGCTTCTGGATATAGTTGCTGTGACTAAAGGAAAAGGAACACAAGGCCCAGTTAAGAGATGGGGAGTTAAGTTGACTTCTCACAAAGACAGCAAAGGTAGGAGAAAGGTGGCAACAATAGGTCCTTGGCATCCAGCAAGAGTCATGTGGACAGTACCAAGAGCTGGTCAGATGGGCTTCCACCACAGGACAGAGTTTAACAAGAGACTCTTAAGAATAGGAGAGAACGGTAAGCTTTCTATCAATGGAGAGGAAATTGAGATCACACCAAAAGGTGGATTTCCACACTATGGAACAGTCAGGAATGACTTCCTCATGGTAGCTGGTACTATCCCAGGGGCAATAAAGAGGATTGTTAGAGTAAGGCCCGCAATAAGGCCACCTGCAAAAAGACCACCTGTTGAAGCTCCACAAATCACATACATTAGTAGAGAATCAAAGCAATGA
- a CDS encoding 50S ribosomal protein L23, which translates to MDPYKVIVRPVVTEKAISMVERENKLTFIVDRRATKPEIKKAVETIYDVKVEKVNIIITMKGEKKAYVKLKPEYSASEVAARIGLF; encoded by the coding sequence ATGGATCCCTATAAAGTTATTGTAAGGCCGGTAGTCACAGAAAAAGCAATTTCAATGGTAGAGAGGGAGAATAAACTCACTTTCATAGTGGACAGAAGGGCAACAAAGCCGGAAATAAAGAAAGCAGTTGAAACAATTTATGATGTAAAAGTAGAAAAAGTGAATATCATTATAACTATGAAAGGAGAAAAGAAAGCTTATGTAAAATTGAAGCCTGAATACAGTGCAAGTGAGGTTGCTGCTAGAATAGGATTATTCTGA
- a CDS encoding 50S ribosomal protein L5, with translation MITNREAILADWEAHPMRRPRIEKITINIGVGESGERLTKAETMLEALVGQKPIRRKAKKTNRDFGIRRGEPIAVKVTLRGQKAYDLLKRLLAAVDNRLKASSFDEHGNVCFGIDEHINIPGVEYDPEIGIFGMDVCVTLERPGYRIAIRKRRRHHIPTKHKLTKEEGMVFMQEEFGVQIVEG, from the coding sequence ATGATAACTAACAGAGAGGCAATCTTGGCTGATTGGGAAGCTCATCCCATGAGGAGACCGAGAATTGAAAAAATAACAATAAACATTGGTGTGGGAGAGAGTGGTGAGAGATTGACAAAAGCAGAGACAATGTTAGAAGCTCTGGTAGGCCAGAAGCCAATAAGAAGGAAGGCCAAGAAAACAAATAGGGACTTCGGAATAAGAAGAGGAGAACCAATTGCAGTCAAAGTAACTCTCAGAGGACAAAAAGCCTACGACCTCTTAAAGAGATTGCTCGCTGCCGTTGATAACAGACTCAAAGCCTCAAGTTTCGATGAACATGGAAATGTATGCTTCGGAATTGACGAGCACATAAACATACCCGGGGTTGAGTATGACCCGGAGATAGGTATCTTCGGTATGGATGTTTGTGTAACACTAGAGAGGCCAGGGTATAGAATAGCAATAAGGAAGAGAAGGAGGCACCACATTCCAACAAAGCACAAGCTTACTAAAGAAGAAGGGATGGTTTTTATGCAGGAGGAGTTTGGAGTCCAGATTGTGGAGGGATGA
- a CDS encoding 30S ribosomal protein S17, with protein MRDIGLRIQPPAEKCDDPKCPWHGHIKVHGRVFEGIVVSDKPRHTVTVERQYYHYLKKYERYELRRSKVHAHNPPCIKAKVGDKVIIAETRPLSKTKSFVVVAVTQKAEER; from the coding sequence ATGAGAGACATTGGATTGAGAATACAGCCTCCTGCGGAAAAGTGTGATGACCCAAAATGCCCTTGGCATGGCCACATAAAAGTGCACGGTAGAGTATTCGAAGGAATAGTGGTTAGTGATAAGCCAAGACATACAGTTACTGTTGAGAGACAGTACTATCACTATCTAAAAAAATACGAGCGTTATGAACTTAGAAGAAGCAAAGTTCATGCTCACAATCCACCATGCATTAAGGCAAAGGTTGGGGACAAAGTAATTATAGCCGAAACCAGGCCGCTTAGTAAGACAAAGAGTTTTGTGGTAGTTGCAGTCACACAAAAGGCAGAGGAGAGGTGA
- the rplV gene encoding 50S ribosomal protein L22 has protein sequence MAKFSYSFQNFDPERMAKASGRDLRISPKLSIEVCREIKGMMLNDAIKLLDDVIAKKRPIHLRRFNDSQGHKRGEGFGPGRYPVKVAKELKKLLLNVRNNAEQKGLDPDRLRIIHAAAHRGPVLRGYIPRAFGRATQFNEQTTHIEIVVEEIRR, from the coding sequence ATGGCAAAGTTTTCCTACTCTTTCCAAAATTTCGACCCTGAGAGAATGGCAAAAGCAAGTGGGAGAGATTTGAGGATCTCACCAAAGCTTTCAATAGAAGTTTGCAGAGAAATCAAAGGAATGATGCTTAATGATGCTATAAAACTACTTGATGATGTAATTGCTAAGAAAAGACCTATCCACTTAAGGAGGTTCAACGACTCACAGGGACACAAGAGAGGCGAGGGCTTTGGTCCTGGAAGATACCCAGTTAAAGTTGCTAAAGAACTCAAGAAATTGCTCTTAAATGTAAGGAATAATGCAGAACAGAAGGGCTTAGATCCAGATAGATTAAGGATCATTCATGCAGCAGCTCACAGGGGCCCAGTATTGAGGGGTTATATTCCAAGGGCATTCGGAAGAGCTACCCAGTTCAACGAACAGACAACACACATTGAGATAGTTGTGGAGGAAATTAGGAGGTGA
- a CDS encoding 50S ribosomal protein L14, producing the protein MAKKGAGATRGISPVRPTRALPVGAYLTVADNSGAKVIQIIGVVGYKGVRRRLASAGVGDMVIATVKKGRPDIRHQVVRAVIVRQRKEYKRLDGMRVKFEDNAAIITTPEGVPRGTEIRGPVAREAAEKWVRVGSIASIVL; encoded by the coding sequence ATGGCGAAGAAGGGTGCTGGTGCTACAAGAGGCATATCCCCTGTAAGACCAACAAGGGCCCTTCCTGTTGGGGCTTACCTCACTGTAGCAGACAACTCTGGAGCAAAGGTTATCCAAATTATCGGAGTAGTTGGGTACAAGGGAGTTAGAAGAAGACTAGCTTCAGCAGGCGTTGGAGACATGGTCATCGCAACAGTGAAGAAAGGAAGACCTGACATAAGACATCAAGTAGTTAGGGCAGTTATAGTCCGACAAAGAAAGGAATACAAAAGGCTTGATGGAATGAGAGTTAAGTTTGAAGACAATGCAGCAATTATAACAACACCAGAAGGTGTTCCAAGAGGGACTGAGATTAGAGGTCCTGTGGCAAGAGAGGCTGCTGAAAAGTGGGTTAGAGTTGGAAGTATTGCGAGCATAGTATTGTGA
- the rpmC gene encoding 50S ribosomal protein L29 — protein sequence MKPSEIREMSVEEIEAKIRELRLELAKERGMLTMGTSLENPMVIRNLRRDIARLLTIKKEKLRSKR from the coding sequence ATGAAACCAAGTGAGATTAGGGAGATGAGCGTAGAAGAGATTGAGGCAAAAATTAGGGAACTTAGACTTGAACTCGCGAAGGAGAGAGGAATGCTTACTATGGGCACCTCCTTGGAGAATCCTATGGTTATTAGGAACCTTAGGAGGGATATTGCCCGCCTACTAACAATAAAGAAGGAAAAGTTGAGGAGTAAAAGGTGA
- a CDS encoding 30S ribosomal protein S19 has translation MARKKEFKYRGYTFEELANMSLEDLAKLFPSRQRRSLKRGLTPEQKKLLRKIRLAKKGKYKKPIRTHSRDMVILPEMVGMTIHVHNGKEFVPIEIREEMIGHYLGEFALTRRRVQHGSPGVGATRSSMFVAIK, from the coding sequence ATGGCAAGAAAAAAGGAATTTAAATATCGCGGTTACACATTTGAGGAACTTGCGAACATGTCTCTTGAGGATTTAGCCAAGCTCTTTCCTTCAAGACAGAGGAGAAGTCTTAAACGCGGTTTAACACCCGAGCAGAAAAAACTCCTTAGGAAAATTAGGCTAGCAAAGAAAGGTAAGTATAAAAAGCCAATAAGAACCCACAGCAGAGACATGGTCATCCTCCCAGAAATGGTTGGAATGACAATCCATGTCCACAATGGTAAAGAATTTGTCCCAATAGAGATTAGAGAAGAGATGATTGGCCATTACCTTGGAGAATTTGCTCTAACAAGAAGAAGGGTCCAACACGGATCACCCGGTGTTGGTGCTACAAGATCATCAATGTTCGTGGCAATCAAGTGA
- a CDS encoding ribonuclease P protein component 1 has translation MRWDSQKRKNRASRRSQRKGEALIGRTWIFRGLNRSGMTRKTLPLHELIGLKVKVVKSSHPGLIGIEGYVIDETKNTLTILGRKVWKIPKIVAEFEFEVDDKKIRIKGEELVGRPEMRLKKR, from the coding sequence ATGCGGTGGGACAGCCAAAAACGGAAGAATAGAGCTTCAAGGAGATCACAGAGAAAAGGTGAAGCGCTTATTGGCAGAACTTGGATTTTCAGAGGACTTAATAGAAGTGGAATGACAAGGAAAACACTACCCCTTCATGAACTCATAGGACTGAAAGTTAAAGTGGTAAAGAGCTCTCATCCAGGGTTGATAGGAATTGAAGGATATGTGATTGACGAGACTAAAAATACCCTCACAATCCTTGGAAGGAAAGTATGGAAAATTCCCAAAATCGTTGCGGAGTTTGAATTTGAGGTTGATGATAAAAAAATTCGAATAAAGGGAGAAGAACTGGTTGGAAGGCCCGAGATGAGATTGAAAAAGAGGTGA
- a CDS encoding 50S ribosomal protein L2 — MGKSLIQQRRGKGTTTFRAPSHRYRGAVKYVPLSFTKEKTLAGKVIEILHDPGRTAPVARVKFDNGLEKLILAPEGLLVDQEIYVGPEAPIAIGNTLPLAKIPEGTYVYNIEGAPGDGGKYVRAGGSYALVVSREKNRVIVQLPSGELKGFNPRCRATIGVVAGGGRLEKPIVKAGKAYYIMKARNRFWPKPRGVKMNAVNHPHGGKEHHIGKPSTVSKRAPPGRKVGHIGARRTGRRK, encoded by the coding sequence ATGGGTAAAAGTTTAATTCAACAAAGGAGAGGAAAAGGAACAACAACATTTAGAGCTCCATCTCATAGGTATAGGGGTGCTGTTAAGTACGTTCCACTAAGCTTTACTAAAGAGAAAACTCTTGCTGGGAAGGTTATTGAAATACTGCATGACCCAGGAAGAACAGCCCCTGTTGCTAGGGTTAAGTTTGATAATGGATTGGAGAAACTTATCCTTGCTCCAGAAGGCCTTTTGGTTGATCAGGAGATCTATGTTGGCCCAGAAGCACCAATTGCAATCGGAAACACACTCCCCCTTGCAAAGATCCCAGAAGGAACATATGTTTACAACATTGAAGGAGCGCCTGGCGATGGTGGAAAGTACGTGAGAGCTGGAGGGAGCTATGCTTTAGTAGTCTCAAGGGAGAAGAATAGAGTTATTGTCCAACTTCCAAGTGGTGAGCTTAAAGGATTTAACCCCAGATGCAGGGCGACAATAGGTGTAGTTGCTGGTGGAGGAAGGCTTGAGAAGCCAATAGTTAAAGCTGGTAAGGCTTACTACATCATGAAGGCTAGAAACAGGTTCTGGCCAAAGCCAAGAGGTGTCAAGATGAACGCCGTTAACCACCCACACGGTGGTAAGGAACATCACATTGGTAAACCAAGCACTGTTTCAAAGAGAGCTCCACCTGGAAGAAAAGTTGGTCACATAGGAGCGAGAAGAACTGGGAGAAGGAAGTGA
- the rpl4p gene encoding 50S ribosomal protein L4, whose protein sequence is MKVKVFSLNGEPIEEIELPRVFHTPFRPDLIKRAVIASWTHRIQPQGRDPLAGKRRVTENIGKGHGMARVERIKTSPRFAAFVPFARGGRRAHPPKVEKIIWEGINKKEKRLALMSAIAATANYDLVKSRGHMVDTLPQVPLVVEDELEKIYKTAQTREIFKRLGVWDDIERAKKNTKVRAGKGKMRGRRYKKAKGPLIVVAKNEGIIQGARNHPGVDVVVVDNLGVELLAPGAHPGRLTIWTKGAIERLREIYG, encoded by the coding sequence ATGAAAGTTAAGGTATTTTCACTCAATGGCGAGCCAATTGAGGAAATAGAACTCCCAAGAGTATTTCACACTCCCTTTAGACCAGATCTTATTAAAAGAGCGGTCATTGCTTCATGGACACACAGAATCCAGCCACAGGGTAGAGATCCCTTGGCAGGTAAAAGGAGAGTTACGGAGAACATAGGAAAAGGTCATGGGATGGCAAGGGTAGAGAGAATAAAGACTTCCCCTAGGTTTGCCGCATTTGTTCCCTTTGCAAGAGGTGGAAGAAGAGCACACCCACCAAAAGTTGAGAAAATAATCTGGGAAGGGATAAACAAGAAGGAGAAGAGACTTGCTTTGATGAGCGCAATTGCTGCCACTGCTAACTATGATCTTGTAAAATCTAGAGGTCACATGGTTGATACTCTACCTCAAGTTCCTCTTGTGGTGGAGGATGAACTTGAAAAGATATACAAAACAGCACAAACAAGGGAGATCTTCAAAAGGCTTGGTGTATGGGACGACATTGAAAGGGCAAAGAAAAACACCAAAGTGAGAGCAGGAAAGGGTAAGATGAGAGGCAGAAGATACAAAAAGGCGAAAGGCCCACTTATTGTAGTTGCAAAGAATGAGGGAATAATTCAAGGTGCAAGGAATCATCCAGGTGTCGATGTAGTTGTAGTTGATAACTTAGGTGTAGAGCTATTAGCACCAGGTGCCCATCCTGGAAGACTTACTATCTGGACAAAAGGAGCCATAGAGAGATTAAGGGAGATTTATGGGTGA